The region CAAAATACGACGCATATAAAGTAAAAGTACCTAATGCGCAAGAAAAAAAGAAATTTGCAAAGTCAAAGCTTGACGAACTTGTAAATTCTAGGCGTGCCGAGATGGATTCTATCAAAGCTCAACTTGCCGAGATGGAAAAAGAAATTGAGCCTTCTATGATTGAAGAATATAATAGTTTAAAAAAGCAAGCTATTTTTCCGCCTTTTGTTACCCTTAGAAGCACTAATCAATGCGGTGGTTGCAGTATGGAATTGCCCAATCAGCAAGTTTCTATGCTAAATAGCGAGGGTAGAGTTCGTTGCGAGCATTGTAGACGCACAATACTTAAAGAATAAATAGCAAAAACTAAAATGTAAATTTAGGAAGTAATAACATATTTTAATTGATTTAAAAAGAACGCTTTATTAAGCGTTCTTTTTATAATTTTAGTGTCTAGAATGTAATTTATAAATATCAAATTGCATTTTCTAATAATTTAGACCTAACTATTGTAATTTTAAATTAGTTCGCAAACATCATAAAGTTTTGGTTGCCTGTCTATAATATTTTTTGCTATTTTTATCGCTCCTTCGGCGTAAGCGTCTATATTATATGTTGTGTGCGTAATTTCTATGCTTTGATATTTGTCGCTAAAATAAATTTTATGTTCTCCCGAGTGGTTTGCAAGCCTGAGAAAAGTTATTTGAGGGTTAATTAAATAATTTGCAAGCATTTTTGCAGTACCGCTTGGAGCGTCCTTTTTATTTATTTGATGTATTTCACTAATTGCTGTGTCAAATTCATTAAGAAGTTTTGTCATTTCGGGTAATATTTTTCTAATACAAATTATTCCATAGGTAAAATTAGAGCAAATACAAATTGGAATAGTTTGACTAGCCAAATAAATCATTTGCATCTGTTCTGCGTTTTGCCCTGTCGTACCTATTACGAGCGGAGTTAAAGTTGTGGTGGCGTAGCTAAGTAATTTTTTAGTAGCATTAGCGTTAGAAAAGTCGATAATGCAGTCCGCTTTACTTAATTTTGTAGTATTTGTGTTTATACAAACTGTCGAATATTTAATTTTTTCTTGTATTAGAGATTTTTTTAAAGACTTAGCAATTCTTCCGTTACCCCAAACAATACAGTTTTTCATAAATATTTGTCGTACTTAGGTAATATTAAGTCAATGGCAATTTTTAAGTTGTCGTCAATTTCTACTAATGGCGACCTTAAAAAATACGTATCTAGCAGACCTAACTTATAGAGAACATATTTTATTGCCGTAGGGTTAGGGCTAGAAAACAATAAAGACGCTAGTTCGACTAAATTGTGGAAGTCATTTAGATTTGGACGATAACATAATTGTTTGAGTAGCCTAACATAAGCGTTAGATACTACCGAGATTATTCCTTGCGAGCCTATACTATAAAATGGCAATAAAAGGGCGTCGTCGCCACAATAGAGAGCAAAATTATCTAAATAAGGGATAAGTCTACTTGTCGAAGCTATATTTCCGTTTGCTTGTTTAAGACCGACTATGTTTGGGTGTTTACTAAGTTCTATTACCGTATCTATATCTAGGTCATAACCTGTGCGAGAAGGAACGTTATACAAGATTATAGGGGTATCAACTTTATCGGCGATTGAAAAGTAATGCTTTAAAATGCCTTTTGAATTTGTTTTATTATAGTAAGGCGTAACTACAAGCAAATAATCAACTTTGTAGCTTTGAGCTAGCAAACAATCTTTAATCACTTCTTGCGTTTCTGTTCCGCCACAACTAGCCATAATCTTACATCTTGTATTTACTACTTCTGTAACGACTTCAAGCTGGCGAGTTCTTTCGGCTTGACTAAGAATAGTCGGTTCGCCGGTTGAACCATTTACAAGTAGACAATCAACGTTGCCGTTAATTTGATATTCTATTAAGCTAGCAAGTTGGTCGGTAAGTAGTCCGTTTTGGTCATAGGGACTTACTAGGGCTGTGCAAACTCCCTTAAACATATTTTTAACCTCCAAAGAAATATTCGCCGATTTGATAAGCGTTATAAGCAGCGCCTTTGAGTAAATTGTCTGCTACTATCCACATATTTATGGTATTGTCAAGGCTATAATCTAAACGTAATCTTCCTACGTAGGTTTGAGTCTTGCCAATAGTTTCTAACGGAGTAGGGTAAGCAAATTCTTCAAAGAGAACTATTCCGCTTTGATTTGACAAACACTTTTTAATTTGTGGCAAAGTAAAGCTATGTTCTAATTGAACATTTAAACTTATGCTGTGGCAGTTTGCAACCGGTACTCTTACGGCGGTGCAAGTTATCGGTAAGTTTTTAAGATTTAATATTTTTCTACTTTCGTCGATAACCTTCATTTCTTCTTTTGTATAGCCGTTTGAAGTAAAGTCGCCTATTTGAGGTATACAGTTATCGTAAATTTGACAAGGCAAACAAGTTGGGTTTGTTTGGTGTTCTTTAAGGGCTAAGAGTCCTTCTTTTCCGGCTCCGCTTACGGCTTGATAAGTGCTTGCAACCACTCTTTTTAAGCCAAATTCTTTGTCAAGGGCTGATAAGGTTGGCATAATTTGTATGGTTGAACAGTTTGGATTTGCAATTATATAATTATGCTTATAGATTAACTCGCCGTTAACCTCAGGCACGATTAGCAAAACTGCGCTAGCTAGCCTATAATAAGAAGAATTATCAATGCAAACAGTATGTTTATTTGTAAGCAATGGGGCGTAGACGCTAGCTGTTTTTTCGTCGGCGCAAAAAAAGGCTAAGTCGAATTCTTCTTGTAGCAAGCTATCTTTGGTTAGCTCAAATACGGTTTGCTCTTTTCCTAAGACATTGATTTTATTTTCTTTTGTCGAAGAAGCGAATAACTTTATATTATGGCGTATCGCTTTACTATTAAATACGTCAATTAAACTTGCGCCAACTATTCCGCTTGCGCCTATCAATGCAATTTTCATATACCCTCACAGTAATATATCTTATGTTTTTTAGCTTATTTAAGAACTATTTGACTATTCTTACTTTTATGATAAAAAGAATTTTAAAAGTATTAGTATTTAATTGAAAAAAAATCAAAAATAGGGTAGAATACAAGCATATACCAAAAGGGGACATAAACGTGAGTAAAATAGATTATAAACAAATAAAACTTGAAAACGAACGCAGTACGCATTTAACCAAACGCCTTAACAGATTGTCTATATGGGGTTTCTTTAAAGTACTTTATCGTAACGAAATGATTAAACTTATGCTTAGCAACTTATTCTTTTTGTTATTTGCCATTCCTTGCGTATTTGCATTTGTCAATTACACTAACAACGTTTCACTTTTAACGCAAACTTTGCCTTCTTCTAATGCGTTTGGCATTGGTAGCGCTGTTTGGCTTGGAGTCGGGCAGGAAACTACGTCAAGTATGCTAGTTATCGGCAGTAAATTCCATTTGTGGTTAACGTTAGCGCTTTGCGCCTTTGCCTTTGTCTTTTCGGGCGGTTTTGCAGTTGTTAGAGACGCTTTCTGGACGGGTAAGATTACATTTTTTAAGAGTTTTTGGCTAGGCATTAAATCAAATCTTCCCTACACAATTATTTGCACGGCTTTGCTTTCGTGCATGTATTTTGGCATATATGTTCTACAAAACTATATTTTAACAACTCTTCCTCTTTGGGCGATGATTTGTATACTTGTAGTAGCTTACATTTTACTTGTGTTATTAATTATGTATTGCTTAATATTATTTTCGGTTACAAACACTTATAAACAAAGCGTAGGCGCAAATCTTAAAGATGCTTGGTTGCTTCTTTGGATGAATATTTTACCTAACTTTGTGCAATTAATAATTATGGCGCTTCCGGCAGGTTTACTTGCGGGCTTTGCAACTTCGTTTATTGGTTCGCTTGCGATTATGTTCTTCTTTATGATTGGAGCGTTCTATATGGTATTTGTTTGGTCGACTCACATGATGCGCACATTCGCTTTGTTTCACCCCATAGACCCCAAAGCCAAAGCATAATTTTAGTAAATCAAAAAGGTCTTAACAAGACCTTTTTTTGTAATAACAAAAGGTAAATAATGACAAAAATTGTATTTGAAAAGAATAGTCAAATTTTAATAGATACGGCTCTAAACCTACAAGAAAAAGATTTTGTAGGCGCAATTAAACTGTTTGTAAAAGCGAATACGGCTTATTCTAAGTTATGTAGGGCTAAATTATTGTCAAACAATAATTTGTTCGAGGAAGCCAACACTCTTTTGTACGAATTATTATACTCAAAACAATACACTCAAAATTGTTATGCTCAGTTAGCGCATAATTTCGAGCGTATTGGCGATTCGCAAACGAGCGAGTACTATATGCAATTAATTGATTATGAATTAAATAAATTTGATGTTAATTGGCAAAATGTCGAAAAGCAAAGCGACCAAAGCGACGAAGAAGACGAGCAATACGACGAAGACGACGAACAATCTTCTTATGAAGACGACGACATTGACCAAACAAAAGTCGACGCTAAACGCAGAGTTTCCTTTATGAGCGACATAAAGAAGTTTGACAAATTATTGGCAAAAGAGAATTTTGTCGGCGCACAAAAGCAACTTAGGCTGTGCGAATTTAGATATCATAATTCGTTTGAAATATCTCTTATGTATGTAAGGTTATTTCACGCCTCTAAACAATACGCAAAATTAGCCGAATTGCTTGCCGAATTAAATAAAAAAATGTCTAGCGAAAGTTACTTTGAAATTACCGAATTAGGCGTGTTACTGGGTAGACTTAAATTATATCAAGCTTCTTATGATGTTTTAATTAGATTTAATGATATGCCTAACTTTATTAAATATTCTAGGCTAGGGTTTTTACTATTTATCGCAACTTATAATCTAGGTAGAATAGAACAAGCGAAAAAGATATTAGACGATTTTTTAGCTGTTTGGCAAACTCCTTTTTACAATCAATATTCTTCGAAATTTAATAAATTAATGGTTTTTGAGCCGATAAATGACTATGAAATGTTAATTAGCAATGATATATTTGCCCAAAAAGTTAATTTTTTATTGTCTTTTGCCGATTATTTTGGAATTTGGAAAAATAAAGAATTGCTAAACGCTGTGAGATGGACTATGCAACTTGACTCAAATTATATAGAGCTTCAACTTGTCGTAGTTGCAAAATTATTAGAATCAAACGAAGCAAAAACCACTGAATATTTACAAAGTTTGTTAGTTTACGAACACCTTGACAGCGTTGTAAAGCAAAAAATTATCGAGGGTTTGCTAATTAAAGAAAAAACCTGTTTTGATATAGTTGCGTTTGGAATATATTACACTTTTAGTTTTACCGCATCGCTACCAATAATTTTACGTGAACAAACTATCAAGGCGTTGTCGGTTATTGCCTCAAATTTCTTTATCACGACACAAATTGCAAATAATATAGTAGACAAAGCGCAACAAATACAATCTTACGTTGCCAAAAGCAATTTTTTAGGCGGAGAGCATAACGATTTAATCGCTTGCGTTATAGCTTGTGGCGGAGTAAGCGGTAGCATTTATTCTTTATTTAATGTTACGTATACCGACGTAGCTAAGTTTACCGAGCAATTATTTGATTAATCATTGTTTATAGGTTTTATTTTGTTCTAGTTATAACTAACGTTAAGTACATTATTGTATGAAAAGCGTATTTAATTGTTTGACCGCCGTATGCGTAATTGTAGGTTGCGTAATCGGCGCAGGGTTTGCTAGCGGTAAAGAAGTTTTAATTTTTTTCTATCAAGGCAACCCATTATTGGTTTTTATATCTTGCTTTATTTTATTTTTTGTAGGCACTGTGTTATTTTTAATAGCTTCAAATAGATATAAAATTTATGATACTCATATTCTTTTTTACAAGATATTTGGCAGACTAAATATAATTTTTGAATTGCTAATAAATTTAGCTTACTTTATTGTGCTTGCGACTATGCTCGCAGGCTCTAATTTGTGTCTTTCAAAGATTTTTAATACAAGTTCGATTTTTCCTTTCTTTTCGCTTGCAACGGCAATTCTTTGCGGTTACGCTTTAAATCACGATATTTCGGGGTTAAAATTTGTAAATGTCTTAGCCGTACCGCTAATTATTGTTTTTATTATATATATTTGCCTGCAAAGGGGAGATGCGTCTGTCGTTTGCGAAGGGCAAAGGCTTAGCTCGTCTTTAAGTTACTCAGCCTTCAACTGTATTATGATGTGCGGTGTTTTGTTGCCCTTAGGAAAGGGTTTGAATAAAAAAGAATGTGTTATTACATCTTTAATTTCTTCTTTATTTCTTTCGGCGTTAGTTGCATTAATTTTGCAAAGAATTAATCAAGGCGTATTTTTAGACACGCCTATGCCTCTAATATCACTTGCAAAAGAACGCGGAATTATACCCTTTTATTTAGCAAGCGGAGCGTTATATTTATCTATCGTAACAACGCTTGTAAGCAACGCTTTTCCGCTTGTAAGAAGTTTAGGCAACGTAGTAAAAGATAAGACAGTTTCAACTGCTATTGTAATGTTTTGCGCTTTAATCTTTTCGCTTGTAGGCTTTGATAATATAATCGAAAAGGCTTATCCGGCAATAGCTATATTTGGTTTAATTGTAATTATATTTTTACTTGTAGGACTAATATTTGACTATATTTTAGAGAAAAAACGAAGTAAAGAAAGACAAAATCACGATGCGGTTACAAATTAATGTAACCGCACCTATATAAGCGCTCGCTCGTTTTATTAAGCAAGCGGGTTTTTTATTCTTTCCATTTAACAATAGCTTTTTCAAGCAAAGCTACTAGAAAATACATAATGCCTGCAAGCAAACATAAGATTATCGTACAAGCCATAACAAGGTCTAGTTTAAATACTTGACCGCCATAAACTATTAGATAGCCTAGTCCAGCCTTAGACACAAGGTATTCTCCCATAATTGTGCCTACCCACGCCATACCAACGTTAATTTTTAAAGTAGCTACTAAGGTTGGGATATTAGTTGGAAATACTAATTTGGTAAAAATTTGTAGTTTGCTTGCGTTCATAGTTTTAAGTAGCAATATTTTGTTTGCGTTAGTTTGGTAGAAACCGTTAAGCATAGTAATTATTGTAATTACGACCGAAACAAGTATTGCCATTACAATAATGCTAGCCGTTCCCGTTCCAACCCAAATAATTATTATAGGCCCAAGCGCAATTTTAGGTAAACTGTTGAGAACAACTACGTAGGGTTCAAAAACATCGTTTAAAAACTTGCTCCACCACATAATAATAGCGATAATTGCGCCTAAAACTGTTCCGCACATAAAGCCAACGATAGTTTCGTAGGTTGAAATAAGTATATGTTTGCCAAGTTGACCGGTTCTAAAAGTTTCAATTATTGTCGCCATAATCTTGCTCGGGCTACTCGTTATAAAAGAGTCGATTATGCCATAAGTCGCAAGAACTTCCCAAAGTAGTAAAGCTAGTAAAAGAAAACCTATTTGAGATATAAGCACATAAAAGGAGTAAGTCTTAATCTTTAACAAATATTTTTTGTGTTCGGGCGAAAAGTTTTTCATACGTTTAGCTCCTGCCATATTGTTTCGAATTGTTTGCTAAAATCTTTGTGTTCTCTACGAAGTAGGGGCGTAGACACATCTTGCATTAGCGTTAGATGCTCTTGTTTAATTGTAGCGGGTCTTGCCGTAAGTACGATGATTCTATCAGCCATAGAGATTGCCTCGCTAATATCGTGAGTGACAAGCAAGGTTGTTTTACCTTCTTTTTTAATAATCGAATATACATCGTCGCAAACTTTAAGCCGAGTTTGAAAGTCAAGCGCCGAAAAAGGTTCGTCAAGGAGAAGAATTTGAGGATTTGTGGCAAGGGTGCGAATTAAAGCCACTCTTTGACGCATACCGCCTGAAAGTTGGTTGGGATAGTGATTTGAAAATTCGGTAAGACCATACTTGTCTAGCAGGCTTACTGCGTGAGCGGTATTTTCTTTTTGTAATTTTTTTTGTATTTCTAGCCCGAGAATAACATTTTTATAAATATTTCTCCACTCAAACAAATGGTCGTGTTGTAGCATGTAGCCAACTTTTGAAGATATGTGAGCAGGTTCGCCGTTTATGAGAATTTCGCCCTCGCTCTGTGGCAAAATTCCGCAAATTAAAGATAAAATTGTAGTCTTTCCACAGCCCGATGGGCCCAGCAAGGCTACAAACTCGCCTTCTTTTATGGTAAAACTTAAATCTTTAATAGCTTGCGTTTGACTTGTTTTAGTATAAAAAGTTTTACTTACATTTTTAAATTCTAATACATTCATTTTTTCACCTACCAGTATATTTTATTATATCTATCTAGTAGTTTTAATGTGAAAGCCCTCCTTAATTTTGGAGGGCTTAAAATGAGTTTTTTTAATTAATTTTTAAGAGATTTAGCTATTTTATTGACTTACCTTATTTGCGATTGAATTGTCGACAAGGGTAGAAAAGTCAACTCTTCTGTCAAGCTCGCCGGCATTTTCCAAAATATTTAGCAGTCTTTCCCAACTAGCCGGTTGCATAACAGGCGAAGACATCCAAGTGTCGTACGCTTTATAGTTAGCAAGCGCCGACACAATTAGCGATTTTTCCGTTCCCGCAAAATAGGGCAATAACAAATCGGCGAGTTTATTGTTATCGGTTGCGGTAAGATATTTAGTAGCTTTATAAATACAGCTTAAAAACTTTTCTAATTTTTCGGGATTTTTTTCAATGTACGAAGACGTAGCGACGTAGCAAGTATAGGGAATTTCTCCGCTTGCAAGTCCTATTCCCGTTACTATGTGACCCTTGCCTTGTGACTCCATATTACTAGCCACCGGCTCGAATAACGGCACGTAGTCGCCCGTACCGCCTGTAAATGCAGCTCCCAATAAACCAAATTGAATTTCGTAATTCATAGTGATATTTTTGCCATCATAGTAGCCCTTTGTGTTAAGAATATATTGAAGTATCATTGCCGGCATACCGCCACGTCTACCCATAAGAATTTGTTTGCCAGCAAGGTTTGTCCAGTCAAAGTTTGGCTCATTATTGCGACTTACTAAAAAACTTCCGTCACGCTTAGTCAACTGTCCAAATACCTTTGGATGATTTTTTCTACCCTCTAAGTAAACGTAAATTGAAGACTCCGGCCCCATTAGTCCAATATCGGCTTCGTTAGTAAGTAGCGCCGTCATAGTGTTGTCAGCGCCTGCGCCGTTAGTTAGCTCGACAGTTAGTCCGGCTTCATTGAAATATCCTAACGCAATAGCTAGATATTGTGGCGCATAAAAAATTGAGTGTGTAACCTCGTTTAATCTAATTAGACCGTCATCTTGATTGTCGCAAGCGACAAGCCCAAGCGGAACGCTAACTATAAAAACAAGTGCGATAATAAAAGTTAGTATTTTTTTCACTTTTAACCTCCAAATTTAAGTAATATATATTATTCTTGTAAATAAATATGTGTTAAATATATATTTTTTGTTTTCTTTTAGTTGTCAAAATATTGTTTTAGGGCTATAATTTAAACATAAGACGTTATTAGACAAGAGGGGTAAACTAATCTACTTAACAGAGAATAAGACAGTTGGTGTAAGTCTTAAAGCAAGGTTTTTTATTTGTAGCTTGTTGATGTCGCTTAGCGAACTAATAGTAACTAAGACGGGTTGAAGCCGTTATCCTTCTAATAAGGCAAATATATTTATTTGTAAATTAAGGTGGTACCACGGTGTTGCTCTTACAATGTCGTCCTTATTATAGGCGGTTTTGTAGGGGTTTTTTTAGTTGGCTTGTAAAAATATTAAATTGTAAAGTAAAATAAGCTAAAATATAAATGTTTTATACATTAAAAATTCATACATAAAAATCATAAAAATAAGAATTGACAATTTTTAAGGAGAAATATATGGAAAAATCTTATCAACCCGAATTATTTGAAAAAGAGCTTTATAACTCGTGGCAAGTTCAAGGTTTGTTTACCCCTAAGGTAGACACGACCAAAAAACCTTTTACAATAGTCATACCGCCACCAAATATAACCGACCAACTGCACATAGGTCACGCATATAATAATTCTTTGCAAGATTGTATTATTCGTTATAAACGCTTAAAGGGTTACAATACTTTGTGGCTTCCCGGAACGGACCACGCAAGCATAGCTACCGAAGTAAAAATAATCAACCAGCTAAGTAGCGAAGGGCTTGACAAAGATAAGATAGGCAGAGAAGAATTCTTGCGTAGAGCGTATTTGTGGAATGACAAGTACGGCAGTCGCATTATCGAACAGCTTAAAGAATTAGGTTGCAGTTGCGATTGGTCAAGAACGGCTTTTACTATGGACGAAAAGTGTTCTAAGGCGGTAAAAGAAGTATTTGTCAAATTATACAACAAAAAACTAATTTATCAAGGCAGTAAAATAATTAATTGGTGTCCGCATTGCAAAACTGCTCTTTCGGACGCCGAAGTTGAATATGAAGAGAAAGATTCTTTTTTGTGGCATTTTAAATATTTTAGCGTAGACGGCAAAGAGAGCTTGGAATTTGTAACTACTCGTCCTGAAACTATGCTTGGCGATACCGCCCTTGCGGTAAATCCAACGGATAAAAGATACTCTAAATTTATCGGTAAGAAATTTATTGTACCCTTTGTAAATAGAGAAATTCCCGTAGTGGCAGATAACTATGTAGAAAAAGATTTTGGCACAGGCGTAGTTAAAATTACGCCTGCGCACGACCCTAACGACTTCGAAGTAGGTCTAAGACACGACTTGCCACTTATTAAAATATTAAACGATGACGGAACTATGAACCAAAACGCTCAACAGTTTGCTAATCTAGACCGTTATGTTTGCCGTAAACAAATTGTCGACGAAATGACTAAACTAGGTCAGTGCGTAAAAATTGAGCCTTATAAACACAATGTCGGTAGTTGTTACCGTTGTAATACTGTAATCGAGCCTATAATTAGCAAACAGTGGTTTGTGTCAATGGGGACGCTAGCAAAACCTGCAATTAAAGTTGTAAAGGAAGGCAAAGTTAAATTTATTCCAAAGAGATTTGATAAAATTTATTTTGATTGGATGGAAAATATCAAAGATTGGTGTATTTCTAGACAATTATGGTGGGGGCACA is a window of Clostridia bacterium DNA encoding:
- a CDS encoding ABC transporter ATP-binding protein, which produces MNVLEFKNVSKTFYTKTSQTQAIKDLSFTIKEGEFVALLGPSGCGKTTILSLICGILPQSEGEILINGEPAHISSKVGYMLQHDHLFEWRNIYKNVILGLEIQKKLQKENTAHAVSLLDKYGLTEFSNHYPNQLSGGMRQRVALIRTLATNPQILLLDEPFSALDFQTRLKVCDDVYSIIKKEGKTTLLVTHDISEAISMADRIIVLTARPATIKQEHLTLMQDVSTPLLRREHKDFSKQFETIWQELNV
- a CDS encoding ABC transporter permease — protein: MKNFSPEHKKYLLKIKTYSFYVLISQIGFLLLALLLWEVLATYGIIDSFITSSPSKIMATIIETFRTGQLGKHILISTYETIVGFMCGTVLGAIIAIIMWWSKFLNDVFEPYVVVLNSLPKIALGPIIIIWVGTGTASIIVMAILVSVVITIITMLNGFYQTNANKILLLKTMNASKLQIFTKLVFPTNIPTLVATLKINVGMAWVGTIMGEYLVSKAGLGYLIVYGGQVFKLDLVMACTIILCLLAGIMYFLVALLEKAIVKWKE
- the dapA gene encoding 4-hydroxy-tetrahydrodipicolinate synthase, which produces MFKGVCTALVSPYDQNGLLTDQLASLIEYQINGNVDCLLVNGSTGEPTILSQAERTRQLEVVTEVVNTRCKIMASCGGTETQEVIKDCLLAQSYKVDYLLVVTPYYNKTNSKGILKHYFSIADKVDTPIILYNVPSRTGYDLDIDTVIELSKHPNIVGLKQANGNIASTSRLIPYLDNFALYCGDDALLLPFYSIGSQGIISVVSNAYVRLLKQLCYRPNLNDFHNLVELASLLFSSPNPTAIKYVLYKLGLLDTYFLRSPLVEIDDNLKIAIDLILPKYDKYL
- a CDS encoding dihydrodipicolinate reductase C-terminal domain-containing protein, which codes for MKNCIVWGNGRIAKSLKKSLIQEKIKYSTVCINTNTTKLSKADCIIDFSNANATKKLLSYATTTLTPLVIGTTGQNAEQMQMIYLASQTIPICICSNFTYGIICIRKILPEMTKLLNEFDTAISEIHQINKKDAPSGTAKMLANYLINPQITFLRLANHSGEHKIYFSDKYQSIEITHTTYNIDAYAEGAIKIAKNIIDRQPKLYDVCELI
- a CDS encoding aspartate-semialdehyde dehydrogenase, coding for MKIALIGASGIVGASLIDVFNSKAIRHNIKLFASSTKENKINVLGKEQTVFELTKDSLLQEEFDLAFFCADEKTASVYAPLLTNKHTVCIDNSSYYRLASAVLLIVPEVNGELIYKHNYIIANPNCSTIQIMPTLSALDKEFGLKRVVASTYQAVSGAGKEGLLALKEHQTNPTCLPCQIYDNCIPQIGDFTSNGYTKEEMKVIDESRKILNLKNLPITCTAVRVPVANCHSISLNVQLEHSFTLPQIKKCLSNQSGIVLFEEFAYPTPLETIGKTQTYVGRLRLDYSLDNTINMWIVADNLLKGAAYNAYQIGEYFFGG
- a CDS encoding ABC transporter substrate-binding protein, whose product is MKKILTFIIALVFIVSVPLGLVACDNQDDGLIRLNEVTHSIFYAPQYLAIALGYFNEAGLTVELTNGAGADNTMTALLTNEADIGLMGPESSIYVYLEGRKNHPKVFGQLTKRDGSFLVSRNNEPNFDWTNLAGKQILMGRRGGMPAMILQYILNTKGYYDGKNITMNYEIQFGLLGAAFTGGTGDYVPLFEPVASNMESQGKGHIVTGIGLASGEIPYTCYVATSSYIEKNPEKLEKFLSCIYKATKYLTATDNNKLADLLLPYFAGTEKSLIVSALANYKAYDTWMSSPVMQPASWERLLNILENAGELDRRVDFSTLVDNSIANKVSQ